The following are encoded in a window of Halosolutus halophilus genomic DNA:
- a CDS encoding MFS transporter — protein MHRNDRTIARFTMIGHATFHCYELTIPLFVVVWLDAFDVSPAVLGTVVAAGYALVGIGALPSGALADAYGSKRLVVLSMVGMGGGFVLVGLAPSVPVLGLALVIWGAAASLYHPAGLSLITRGSERQGTVLAYHGVAGNVGTAIGPLVAALLLTVFDWRLVAGLFVFPAVVGILAAYRLEFDERAAVDPGTEPVPTAAGDRLSAVVARTRLLFAGGFVVVFGIAILAGTYYRGLFTFLPDVLAGLPVFEPVDVAGETFDPSQYVYAGLLLVGAAGQFVGGKLSDSRSPERAIVGAFAALLAVTALFPLVTTDGLFATAAVCAALGFFVFMEAPIHQALIGEYVPAEVQGLSFGYTYLGVFGIGAAGASIAGVALTYGGTVLLFAALATFPTIGLVLAGVLLARS, from the coding sequence ATGCACCGGAACGATCGCACGATCGCCCGCTTCACCATGATCGGGCACGCGACGTTCCACTGTTACGAACTCACGATCCCGCTCTTCGTGGTGGTCTGGCTGGACGCCTTCGACGTCTCGCCGGCCGTCCTGGGAACGGTAGTCGCCGCGGGGTACGCGCTCGTCGGGATCGGTGCCCTCCCGAGCGGCGCGCTCGCGGACGCGTACGGATCGAAACGGCTCGTCGTCCTCTCGATGGTCGGGATGGGCGGCGGGTTCGTGCTCGTCGGTCTCGCCCCGTCCGTCCCGGTGCTGGGACTGGCGCTGGTGATCTGGGGGGCTGCGGCGAGTCTGTACCATCCCGCCGGGCTGTCGCTCATCACCCGCGGCTCGGAGCGACAGGGAACCGTGCTCGCGTACCACGGCGTCGCGGGCAACGTCGGGACGGCGATCGGGCCCCTGGTCGCGGCGCTCCTGCTCACGGTCTTCGACTGGCGACTCGTCGCCGGCCTGTTCGTCTTCCCGGCCGTCGTCGGTATCCTCGCCGCCTATCGACTCGAGTTCGACGAGCGGGCGGCCGTCGACCCCGGAACCGAACCGGTACCGACGGCCGCCGGCGATCGGCTCTCCGCGGTCGTCGCACGAACCCGACTGCTGTTCGCCGGCGGATTCGTCGTCGTGTTCGGCATCGCGATCCTCGCGGGCACGTACTATCGCGGCCTGTTCACGTTCCTCCCGGACGTCCTCGCCGGTCTCCCCGTCTTCGAGCCGGTCGACGTCGCGGGCGAGACGTTCGACCCGAGCCAGTACGTCTACGCGGGACTGTTACTGGTCGGCGCTGCCGGCCAGTTCGTCGGCGGGAAGTTGAGCGACAGCCGATCGCCGGAGCGCGCCATCGTCGGCGCGTTCGCCGCGCTGCTGGCCGTCACGGCGCTGTTCCCGCTCGTCACGACGGACGGGCTGTTCGCGACGGCAGCCGTCTGCGCGGCGCTCGGCTTTTTCGTCTTCATGGAGGCACCGATCCACCAGGCGCTCATCGGCGAGTACGTTCCGGCGGAGGTACAGGGGCTCTCCTTCGGCTACACCTACCTCGGCGTCTTCGGGATCGGGGCCGCGGGGGCCTCGATCGCCGGGGTCGCGCTCACTTACGGCGGGACCGTCCTGCTGTTCGCCGCGCTCGCGACGTTCCCGACGATCGGGCTCGTCCTCGCGGGCGTCCTCCTCGCACGATCGTAG
- a CDS encoding DEAD/DEAH box helicase yields MAATDEDGSQPTIEHPLLKPNFLERRLYQLQLAGTAANHHTLVCLPTGLGKTTVSLLVTARRLDEVGGKSLMLAPTKPLVQQHAEFYREALQIPDDEIVVFTGDVSPEDRAALWEKSTVVMATPQVIENDLVGGRISLSDVTHCTFDECHRATGDYAYNYIAERYHADASDPLVTGMSASPGGDEEAILDVCENLGIQEIEVMTEDDADVDEFTHDTDVEWERIDLPDEVLEIRDALNEVIKDRLEKLKELGVADSTQPDQSQKDLNRMRAELQQLINNDQSEGFEGMSVHAEVMKLRQAVTLVETQSVEALRRYFDRQRNQARSSGASKASQRMVSDPRVREAVRKAESFDELHPKYRKTRMLLAETLGLDDGERVIVFTESRDTAEALTDFLSESFDANRFVGQGDREGSDGMTQNQQKEVLDEFRAGEFEVLVSTSVAEEGLDVPEVDLVLFYEPVPTAIRSIQRKGRTGRQSEGRVVVLMAEDTRDEAYFWISRRREKEMERELRELKGMADEIEDELDAAQQSLAAFDTGAKVDDESGESRDGSGSSTGSGGVSGRPGLQEFGDTNSESGTDAEVESADEDVDTPDPHAEGDAIEIVADQREMDANIARDLSRREEIEVRLETLDVGDYVASDRVVVERKSVADFVDSLVGADRSVFEQVGAMARHYSRPIVIVEGEGLYEQRDVHPNAVRGALSSLAVDFGASVLRTEDETETMELLAVIAGREQETADREVSVHGEKQSKTLAEQQEYVVSSIAEIGPVTARSLLSEFGTVEEIMIASEDELREAEGVGKVTAERIREVVGSEYTG; encoded by the coding sequence ATGGCAGCGACGGACGAGGACGGGAGCCAGCCCACGATCGAGCATCCTCTCCTCAAGCCGAACTTCCTCGAACGACGACTCTACCAGTTACAACTCGCCGGAACGGCCGCGAACCACCACACGCTCGTCTGTCTCCCCACCGGACTGGGGAAGACGACCGTGAGCCTGCTCGTGACCGCACGGCGCCTCGACGAAGTCGGGGGGAAATCACTGATGCTCGCGCCGACGAAACCCCTCGTCCAGCAGCACGCGGAGTTCTACCGGGAGGCGCTGCAGATCCCGGACGACGAAATCGTCGTTTTCACGGGCGACGTCAGCCCGGAGGATCGGGCTGCACTCTGGGAGAAGTCGACGGTCGTGATGGCCACGCCGCAGGTGATCGAGAACGACCTCGTCGGCGGCCGAATTTCGCTTTCCGACGTGACCCACTGCACGTTCGACGAGTGCCACCGCGCGACCGGCGACTACGCCTACAACTACATCGCCGAGCGGTACCACGCGGACGCCAGCGACCCCCTCGTCACGGGGATGAGCGCCTCTCCCGGCGGCGACGAGGAGGCGATCCTCGACGTCTGCGAGAACCTCGGCATCCAGGAGATCGAGGTGATGACCGAGGACGACGCCGACGTCGACGAGTTCACCCACGACACCGACGTCGAGTGGGAGCGGATCGACCTCCCCGACGAGGTGCTCGAGATCCGGGACGCGCTGAACGAGGTCATCAAAGACCGCCTCGAGAAACTCAAGGAACTGGGCGTCGCGGACTCGACCCAGCCGGACCAGTCCCAGAAGGACCTCAATCGGATGCGGGCCGAACTCCAGCAACTGATCAACAACGACCAGTCGGAGGGGTTCGAGGGAATGTCCGTCCACGCGGAGGTGATGAAACTCCGGCAGGCCGTCACGCTCGTCGAGACCCAGAGCGTCGAGGCGCTGCGCCGGTACTTCGATCGCCAGCGCAACCAGGCACGATCGTCGGGCGCGTCGAAGGCGAGCCAGCGGATGGTCTCGGACCCACGCGTTCGGGAGGCCGTGCGCAAGGCCGAGAGCTTCGACGAGTTGCACCCGAAGTACCGGAAAACCCGGATGCTGCTCGCCGAGACGCTGGGACTCGACGACGGCGAGCGCGTGATCGTCTTCACGGAATCGCGCGACACGGCGGAGGCGCTGACCGACTTCCTCTCGGAGAGTTTCGACGCGAATCGGTTCGTCGGGCAGGGCGATCGCGAGGGATCGGACGGGATGACCCAGAACCAGCAAAAGGAGGTGTTAGACGAGTTCCGGGCGGGCGAGTTCGAGGTGCTCGTCTCCACCTCGGTCGCGGAGGAGGGACTCGACGTACCGGAGGTCGATCTCGTCCTCTTCTACGAACCCGTCCCGACCGCGATCCGCTCCATCCAGCGGAAGGGTCGAACGGGCCGCCAGTCCGAGGGGCGGGTCGTCGTCCTCATGGCGGAAGACACCCGCGACGAGGCCTACTTCTGGATCTCCCGCCGCCGCGAGAAGGAGATGGAACGGGAACTGCGCGAGTTGAAGGGGATGGCCGACGAGATCGAGGACGAACTCGACGCGGCCCAGCAGTCGCTCGCGGCGTTCGACACCGGAGCGAAAGTGGACGACGAGAGCGGCGAATCGAGGGACGGGAGCGGGAGTTCCACCGGAAGCGGAGGGGTTTCAGGCCGACCCGGCCTGCAAGAATTCGGGGATACTAACTCGGAATCGGGTACCGATGCGGAGGTCGAATCCGCGGACGAGGACGTCGACACGCCCGACCCGCACGCCGAGGGCGACGCGATCGAGATCGTCGCCGACCAGCGGGAGATGGACGCCAACATCGCCCGCGACCTCTCGCGACGGGAGGAGATCGAGGTCCGCCTCGAGACGCTCGACGTCGGCGACTACGTCGCCTCGGACCGCGTGGTCGTCGAGCGCAAGTCCGTGGCCGACTTCGTGGACTCGCTGGTCGGTGCCGATCGATCGGTTTTCGAGCAGGTCGGCGCGATGGCCCGCCACTACTCGCGGCCGATCGTGATCGTCGAGGGCGAGGGCCTGTACGAACAGCGGGACGTCCACCCGAACGCGGTTCGCGGGGCACTCTCGAGTCTCGCGGTCGACTTCGGCGCGAGCGTCCTCCGGACCGAAGACGAGACGGAGACGATGGAACTGCTGGCGGTGATCGCCGGCCGCGAGCAGGAGACCGCCGATCGCGAAGTGTCCGTCCACGGCGAGAAGCAGTCGAAGACCCTCGCGGAGCAACAGGAGTACGTCGTCTCCTCGATCGCCGAAATCGGCCCCGTCACGGCGCGATCGCTACTCTCCGAGTTCGGCACCGTCGAAGAAATCATGATCGCGAGCGAGGACGAATTACGGGAGGCGGAGGGGGTCGGCAAGGTGACGGCCGAGCGGATTCGCGAAGTGGTCGGCAGCGAGTATACGGGGTGA
- a CDS encoding TspO/MBR family protein → MESPTLGHRLPDGKSIGTAIGFVLLINVVGALPATVSSPDTPWFRALEKPSFYPPGIAFPIVWTLLFTLLGVALWLVWRSDADGRGLALGLFVAQMLFNVAWTPAFFGLERPLLGLAVIVVLWVLVLGTIAAFRRVDRRAAALLVPYLAWITFAAVLNFELWRLNA, encoded by the coding sequence ATGGAATCCCCCACGCTCGGCCACCGTCTTCCGGACGGAAAGTCGATCGGCACCGCGATCGGGTTCGTCCTCCTGATCAACGTCGTCGGCGCGCTGCCGGCGACGGTCTCCTCGCCCGACACGCCCTGGTTCCGCGCGCTCGAGAAGCCGTCGTTTTACCCACCCGGAATCGCCTTTCCGATCGTGTGGACGCTCCTCTTCACTTTGCTGGGCGTCGCGCTGTGGCTCGTCTGGCGCAGCGACGCCGACGGCCGCGGACTCGCGCTCGGCCTGTTCGTCGCCCAGATGCTGTTCAACGTGGCCTGGACGCCCGCCTTTTTCGGACTCGAGAGACCGCTGCTCGGCCTCGCCGTCATCGTCGTCCTCTGGGTACTCGTGCTCGGAACGATCGCCGCCTTCCGTCGGGTCGATCGTCGTGCAGCGGCGCTCCTCGTACCCTATCTCGCCTGGATCACCTTCGCGGCGGTCCTCAATTTCGAACTCTGGCGGCTGAACGCCTGA
- a CDS encoding ferredoxin has product MKVEFDEDTCIGMFQCVAEWDAFEKDKSKGKAVLQDSEEVEDGIFVREVPDDAELDAKFAARSCPVDAITIYDDDGEQLIP; this is encoded by the coding sequence ATGAAAGTGGAATTCGACGAGGACACCTGCATCGGGATGTTCCAGTGCGTCGCGGAGTGGGACGCCTTCGAGAAGGACAAGTCGAAAGGAAAGGCGGTCCTCCAGGACAGCGAGGAAGTCGAGGACGGCATCTTCGTCCGCGAGGTCCCCGATGACGCCGAACTCGACGCGAAGTTCGCCGCCCGCTCGTGTCCCGTCGACGCGATCACGATCTACGACGACGACGGCGAGCAGTTGATTCCCTGA
- a CDS encoding nucleotidyltransferase domain-containing protein has translation MPELDDRYLDALETLSTTLDDRSVTWALTGSTSFALQGVPLTPNDIDVQTTEEGAYAIEAAFAEQVVDPVSVAESETIRSHFGAVELDGVRVEIMGAVQKRRDDGTWEPPVDVAEHRTFVEIGNGRIPVLSLDYEGRAYERLGRTERATLLSEYSDP, from the coding sequence ATGCCCGAACTCGACGACCGGTACCTCGACGCGCTCGAAACGCTCTCGACGACGCTCGACGATCGGTCCGTGACGTGGGCGCTTACGGGAAGCACCAGTTTCGCCCTCCAGGGCGTTCCCCTGACGCCGAACGATATCGACGTGCAGACGACCGAAGAAGGCGCGTACGCGATCGAAGCGGCGTTCGCTGAGCAGGTCGTCGACCCGGTTTCGGTCGCCGAATCGGAGACGATCCGCTCGCACTTCGGGGCCGTCGAACTCGACGGCGTTCGGGTCGAGATCATGGGCGCGGTACAGAAGCGCCGGGACGACGGCACGTGGGAACCGCCGGTCGACGTGGCGGAGCATCGAACGTTCGTTGAGATAGGAAACGGCCGTATTCCCGTTCTCTCGCTCGACTACGAAGGACGGGCGTACGAGCGGTTGGGACGGACAGAACGGGCGACACTGCTATCGGAGTACAGCGATCCGTGA
- the mdh gene encoding malate dehydrogenase — translation MTKVSVVGAAGTVGAAAGYNIALRDVADELVFVDIPDKEDDTIGQAADANHGAAYDSNTTIRQGGYEDTAGSDVVVITAGIPRQPGQTRIDLAGDNAPIMEDIGSSIAEHNDDFITVTTSNPVDLLNRHLYETGDRAREKVIGFGGRLDSARFRYVISQRFDAPVQNVDATILGEHGDAQVPVFSKVRVNGQDLAFDEDEKEELLEELQTSAMNVIEKKGATEWGPATGVGHMVEAILRDTGEVLPGSVKLEGEYGHEDTAFGVPVKLGSNGVEEIVEWDLTEFERNQLGEAAEKLSEQYDKIS, via the coding sequence ATGACGAAAGTTAGCGTGGTCGGCGCGGCCGGCACGGTCGGGGCCGCCGCAGGCTACAACATCGCGCTTCGGGACGTTGCAGACGAACTCGTCTTCGTGGACATTCCGGACAAGGAAGACGACACGATCGGGCAGGCTGCCGACGCCAACCACGGGGCAGCGTACGACTCGAACACGACGATCCGGCAGGGCGGCTACGAGGACACCGCCGGCTCGGACGTCGTCGTCATCACGGCCGGCATCCCGCGCCAGCCGGGCCAGACCCGGATCGACCTCGCGGGCGACAACGCACCGATCATGGAGGACATCGGCTCCTCGATCGCCGAGCACAACGACGACTTCATCACCGTCACCACGTCGAACCCGGTCGACCTGTTGAACCGCCACCTCTACGAGACGGGCGATCGGGCCCGCGAGAAAGTAATCGGATTCGGCGGCCGGCTCGACTCCGCCCGGTTCCGCTACGTCATCTCCCAGCGCTTCGACGCGCCGGTCCAGAACGTCGACGCGACCATCCTCGGCGAACACGGTGACGCACAGGTCCCCGTGTTCTCGAAGGTCCGCGTCAACGGGCAGGACCTCGCGTTCGACGAGGACGAGAAGGAGGAACTCCTCGAGGAACTCCAGACCTCGGCGATGAACGTCATCGAGAAGAAGGGCGCGACCGAGTGGGGCCCGGCGACCGGTGTCGGTCACATGGTCGAGGCCATCCTGCGCGACACCGGCGAAGTCCTCCCCGGCAGCGTCAAACTCGAAGGCGAGTACGGCCACGAGGACACCGCCTTCGGCGTCCCCGTCAAGCTTGGCTCGAACGGCGTCGAGGAGATCGTCGAGTGGGACCTCACCGAGTTCGAGCGCAACCAACTCGGCGAGGCCGCCGAGAAGCTCTCGGAACAGTACGACAAGATTTCGTAG
- a CDS encoding Sjogren's syndrome/scleroderma autoantigen 1 family protein, which translates to MSDFDKEAEREKLREKYERDKAEREATQRMSDLLLKGATMTNTHCGTCGDPLFQQDGTTFCPSCHGNPDAVEGTGLEAQPAEASGEDDAAGTDRENAAATDRDAVSDDSTADAAADDRSEPPAQAGTSPAEEATRQFDSNAEAAGESSDGEGSEVRSSADPDRDARTTSSRRDSTRRDGTDRSERGGTAPSRRSAPTRESPTGDLDAAHASLVAALEKFAAEAAETDDPRYATECLEAAREASETLDVLR; encoded by the coding sequence ATGAGCGACTTCGACAAGGAAGCCGAGCGCGAGAAACTTCGCGAGAAGTACGAGCGCGACAAGGCCGAACGGGAGGCTACCCAGCGGATGAGCGACCTCCTGCTCAAGGGGGCCACGATGACGAACACCCACTGCGGCACCTGTGGCGATCCACTCTTCCAGCAGGACGGCACGACGTTCTGCCCGAGCTGTCACGGCAACCCCGACGCCGTCGAGGGGACGGGTCTCGAGGCCCAGCCGGCCGAGGCGTCCGGCGAGGACGACGCCGCCGGGACCGATCGGGAGAACGCTGCAGCGACCGATCGTGACGCCGTCAGCGACGATTCGACTGCCGACGCCGCTGCCGACGATCGGTCCGAACCGCCGGCCCAGGCGGGCACGTCACCGGCCGAGGAAGCGACGCGGCAGTTCGATTCGAACGCGGAGGCCGCTGGCGAGTCGAGCGACGGCGAGGGGTCGGAGGTCCGATCGTCGGCGGATCCGGATCGCGACGCCCGGACGACTTCGTCGCGGCGTGACTCGACTCGACGGGACGGAACGGATCGATCGGAGCGCGGTGGGACCGCACCGTCGCGGCGATCGGCACCGACGCGCGAGTCGCCGACCGGCGACCTCGACGCCGCACACGCCTCGCTCGTCGCTGCCCTCGAGAAGTTCGCGGCCGAGGCGGCCGAGACGGACGACCCCCGCTACGCGACGGAGTGCCTCGAGGCCGCTCGCGAAGCGAGCGAGACGCTCGACGTCCTTCGATGA
- a CDS encoding TIGR00725 family protein, with protein sequence MRVSVIGGGTITDEETDVAVAVGRELGTRGHTVVCGGRGGTMEAVCRGATAAGGTTIGILPGEHRDEANEYVDTVIATGLGHARNALVPLNGDAVVALSGGYGTLTEIGFAGIYDRPVVSLGTHDVPGVETVETPAAAVDAVEAAIDRRN encoded by the coding sequence ATGCGCGTCAGTGTTATCGGCGGCGGCACGATCACGGACGAGGAGACCGACGTCGCGGTCGCGGTCGGCCGCGAACTCGGTACACGCGGTCACACGGTCGTCTGCGGCGGTCGCGGCGGAACGATGGAAGCGGTCTGTCGCGGTGCCACGGCGGCGGGTGGAACGACGATCGGAATTCTCCCCGGCGAGCACCGGGACGAGGCCAACGAGTACGTCGACACGGTGATCGCCACCGGCCTCGGACACGCTCGCAACGCACTCGTCCCGCTGAACGGCGACGCGGTCGTCGCGCTTTCCGGGGGCTACGGGACGCTCACGGAGATCGGCTTCGCCGGCATCTACGATCGACCGGTCGTCAGCCTCGGAACCCACGACGTTCCCGGCGTCGAGACGGTCGAGACGCCCGCAGCAGCCGTCGACGCCGTCGAGGCTGCGATCGATCGGCGGAACTGA
- a CDS encoding antitoxin VapB family protein, whose amino-acid sequence MSKSIRVDEDTHAALAALKGDDETFDDLLSRLVRERRESIREGAGLWEGTDAAEKARSMRTEMKKGVGEQ is encoded by the coding sequence ATGAGCAAGAGCATCCGCGTCGACGAGGATACTCACGCGGCACTCGCGGCGCTGAAAGGCGACGACGAGACGTTCGACGATCTGCTCTCGCGTCTGGTCAGAGAGCGGCGAGAGTCGATCAGAGAGGGTGCAGGGCTCTGGGAGGGAACCGACGCGGCCGAGAAGGCGCGATCGATGCGGACGGAGATGAAAAAGGGAGTCGGGGAACAGTGA
- a CDS encoding dolichol kinase yields MADELKRRLVHASGSGLVALYLLANYLGLGLTWARFRILMVLLATGALVLEFIRLRIGLDWRLYEVLTREYEQNNPAGYALYMISMAVVVVLFQQDIALPAMLMLSLGDPISGAVSDNSLQRIKPPKVLITMFLVSTVIAIPFLPLVAALIAALGATLADGVTLEIRTYIVDDNLTIPIYAAVLAWFAIEFVPI; encoded by the coding sequence ATGGCCGACGAACTGAAGCGGCGACTCGTCCACGCCAGCGGCTCTGGACTGGTCGCCCTCTATCTACTCGCCAACTATCTCGGGCTCGGGCTGACGTGGGCCCGATTCAGGATCCTCATGGTCCTCCTCGCGACCGGTGCGCTCGTCCTCGAGTTCATCCGACTCCGGATCGGACTCGACTGGCGGCTCTACGAGGTCCTCACCCGCGAGTACGAACAGAACAATCCGGCCGGATACGCGCTGTACATGATCAGCATGGCCGTCGTGGTGGTGCTCTTCCAGCAGGACATCGCCCTCCCCGCGATGTTGATGCTCTCGCTTGGCGATCCGATCAGCGGGGCCGTCTCGGACAACAGCCTGCAGCGGATCAAGCCGCCGAAGGTCCTCATCACGATGTTCCTCGTCTCGACGGTTATCGCGATCCCGTTCCTGCCGCTCGTGGCGGCCCTGATCGCTGCCCTCGGCGCGACGCTCGCCGACGGCGTGACCCTCGAGATCCGCACCTACATCGTCGACGACAACCTGACGATCCCGATCTACGCCGCCGTGCTCGCGTGGTTCGCGATCGAATTCGTCCCGATCTGA
- a CDS encoding thiol-disulfide oxidoreductase DCC family protein translates to MGEDIPDEDPIVLFDGVCNLCTGFVQFLIPRDPEGRFHFASLQSDVGEALLADHGLDGHGLDSIVLIEGDDAYVKAAAVIRIASILGGIYALARPFAYLPRRVLDWGYDVVAANRYRLFGKKDRCMMPSEDVQDRFLD, encoded by the coding sequence ATGGGCGAGGACATTCCCGACGAGGACCCGATCGTCCTCTTCGACGGCGTCTGTAACCTCTGTACCGGATTCGTGCAGTTTCTCATTCCGCGCGATCCGGAGGGGCGCTTTCACTTCGCGTCGCTGCAATCCGACGTCGGCGAGGCGTTACTCGCCGACCACGGACTCGACGGACACGGCCTCGACTCGATCGTCCTGATCGAGGGCGACGACGCGTACGTGAAGGCCGCGGCGGTGATCCGGATCGCCAGCATTCTCGGCGGGATCTACGCGCTCGCCCGCCCGTTCGCGTACCTCCCGCGTCGAGTCCTGGACTGGGGGTACGACGTCGTCGCCGCCAACCGGTATCGCCTGTTCGGCAAGAAAGACCGGTGTATGATGCCGAGCGAGGACGTGCAGGATCGGTTCCTCGACTAG
- a CDS encoding GNAT family N-acetyltransferase: MSDRDPEDPYTIREELPDPETFAALREAAGMTSRSIEGLERGLPNSLYGVIAVHDPTDEVVGMGRIVGDDGTVYQISDMAVHPKHQRQGLGTRIMEHLAAYVEETAPPGAYVNLMADVDGFYEQFGFEETRPASKGMYRRME; the protein is encoded by the coding sequence ATGAGCGATCGCGACCCAGAGGATCCCTACACGATCCGCGAGGAGCTCCCCGATCCCGAGACCTTCGCCGCGTTGCGCGAGGCTGCCGGGATGACGTCCCGATCGATCGAGGGGCTCGAACGGGGCCTCCCGAACTCGCTCTACGGCGTGATCGCGGTCCACGATCCGACCGACGAGGTCGTCGGCATGGGCCGGATCGTCGGCGACGACGGTACCGTCTACCAGATTTCCGATATGGCGGTCCACCCGAAGCACCAGCGACAGGGCCTCGGTACCCGAATCATGGAGCACCTCGCGGCGTACGTCGAGGAGACGGCTCCGCCGGGCGCGTACGTCAACCTCATGGCCGACGTCGACGGCTTCTACGAGCAGTTCGGCTTCGAGGAGACCCGACCCGCATCGAAGGGGATGTATCGCCGGATGGAGTAA
- a CDS encoding PIN domain-containing protein — MTVYDSSVLIDYLDGVDDAIAYVDDHLDERAVAPPLVLFEIYQGEVFKSGPTNFAAVEGALEWVTVVDETADVARAAGELQDELHRRGQPLAARDAFIAGTARAVGDRLVVSDSDFDVAGLADVADVDFLD, encoded by the coding sequence GTGACAGTCTACGATAGTAGCGTTCTCATCGACTATCTCGACGGCGTCGACGACGCGATCGCGTACGTCGACGACCACCTCGACGAACGGGCAGTCGCACCGCCGCTGGTACTGTTCGAGATCTACCAGGGAGAAGTGTTCAAGAGCGGACCGACGAATTTCGCCGCCGTCGAGGGCGCGCTCGAGTGGGTGACCGTCGTCGACGAGACGGCGGACGTCGCACGTGCTGCAGGCGAACTGCAGGACGAACTGCACCGACGCGGGCAACCGCTCGCCGCTCGTGATGCGTTCATCGCGGGCACCGCACGCGCAGTCGGTGATCGACTCGTCGTCTCCGATTCGGATTTCGACGTTGCGGGACTTGCTGACGTCGCCGACGTCGATTTTCTCGACTGA